One window from the genome of Chthoniobacterales bacterium encodes:
- the ilvB gene encoding biosynthetic-type acetolactate synthase large subunit: MATKSSRRTPAKAAAPDRGKKMNGADILVSCLEREGVDTIFAYPGGCSMPIHQALTRSKKIRTILPRHEQGGVFAAEGYARATGKAGVCMGTSGPGATNLVTGIADAFMDSTPLVAITGQVPQSMIGRGAFQETDMFGITLPVVKHSYLVWDINDIPRIVKEAFHIATTGRPGPVLIDIPKNIQQEETQPIYPTSVNLRGYRIDYKADDVALNEMIGLINNAKQPMIYCGGGIITGEAHRELLEFVERTQIPVATTLMGIGCFPETHPLSLKWLGMHGTVYANNAVNEADLLLAIGVRFDDRVTGKVEKFCEHGTIVHIDIDNSELNKNKLVKLPIHSDVKYALRRTNQILEKGGFKRVKSAFNRFPAWYKQIEGWKKSFPLTFKDTPDVIQPQYVIRMLNDMTKGQAIIATGVGQHQMWAAQYYNFTEPRTLITSAGLGSMGYGYPAAMGAKMGRPDKQVIDIDGDGSFLMNVQELATTHVEGIAAKVIILNNQHLGMVVQWEDRFYGSNRGHTFLGDPKDLGRIYPDYVEICKGFGVTCERVTHKKDLPGAIQRLLDSKETYVLDVMTPYTEHVLPMIPTQMTYKDVITE; encoded by the coding sequence ATGGCCACGAAATCGTCCCGTCGCACTCCCGCTAAAGCTGCCGCTCCCGACCGCGGCAAGAAAATGAACGGCGCGGACATTCTCGTCAGCTGCCTCGAGCGCGAGGGCGTCGACACGATTTTCGCCTATCCCGGCGGTTGCTCGATGCCGATCCATCAGGCGCTCACCCGTTCGAAGAAGATCCGCACGATCCTGCCTCGCCACGAGCAGGGCGGCGTGTTTGCCGCGGAAGGCTATGCCCGCGCGACCGGCAAGGCCGGCGTTTGCATGGGGACCTCGGGACCCGGCGCGACGAATCTTGTGACCGGCATCGCCGACGCGTTCATGGACTCCACTCCGCTGGTGGCGATCACCGGCCAGGTGCCGCAGTCGATGATCGGCCGCGGCGCGTTCCAGGAGACGGACATGTTTGGCATCACCCTGCCGGTGGTGAAGCACAGCTACCTCGTGTGGGACATCAACGACATCCCGCGCATCGTGAAGGAAGCCTTCCACATCGCGACGACCGGCCGGCCGGGCCCGGTGCTCATCGATATCCCGAAGAACATCCAGCAGGAGGAGACGCAGCCGATCTATCCGACGAGCGTGAACCTCCGCGGCTACCGGATCGACTACAAGGCCGACGACGTGGCCTTGAACGAGATGATCGGCCTCATCAACAATGCGAAGCAGCCGATGATCTATTGCGGCGGCGGCATCATCACCGGTGAGGCGCATCGTGAGCTGCTCGAGTTCGTCGAGCGCACGCAGATTCCCGTGGCAACAACGCTGATGGGTATCGGCTGTTTCCCGGAGACGCACCCGCTCTCGCTCAAGTGGCTCGGCATGCATGGCACCGTTTACGCGAACAACGCGGTGAACGAGGCGGACCTCCTGCTCGCAATCGGCGTGCGCTTCGACGACCGCGTGACCGGCAAGGTCGAGAAATTCTGCGAGCACGGCACGATCGTCCACATCGACATCGACAACTCCGAGCTGAACAAGAACAAGCTCGTGAAGCTGCCGATTCACAGCGACGTGAAATACGCGCTGCGTCGGACAAATCAGATCCTCGAAAAGGGCGGGTTCAAGCGCGTGAAGTCCGCGTTCAACCGTTTCCCGGCCTGGTATAAGCAGATCGAGGGCTGGAAGAAAAGTTTCCCGCTTACGTTCAAGGACACGCCCGACGTGATCCAGCCGCAATACGTCATTCGCATGCTCAACGACATGACGAAGGGGCAGGCCATCATTGCGACCGGCGTGGGCCAGCACCAGATGTGGGCCGCGCAGTATTACAATTTCACGGAGCCGCGCACGCTCATCACCTCGGCCGGGCTCGGCTCGATGGGCTACGGCTATCCGGCGGCGATGGGCGCCAAGATGGGCCGCCCCGACAAGCAGGTGATCGACATCGACGGCGACGGATCTTTCCTCATGAACGTCCAGGAGCTCGCCACCACGCACGTGGAAGGCATTGCGGCCAAGGTGATCATCCTGAACAACCAGCATCTCGGCATGGTGGTGCAATGGGAGGACCGCTTCTACGGCAGCAATCGCGGGCACACCTTCCTCGGCGATCCCAAGGATCTCGGCCGCATCTACCCCGACTATGTGGAGATCTGCAAGGGCTTCGGGGTCACCTGCGAACGCGTGACCCACAAGAAGGATCTGCCGGGGGCCATTCAGCGCCTGCTCGATTCGAAGGAGACTTACGTCCTCGACGTGATGACCCCTTACACCGAGCACGTGCTGCCGATGATTCCCACGCAGATGACTTACAAGGACGTCATCACGGAGTAG
- the can gene encoding carbonate dehydratase: protein MGLKQLFENNRKWAAEVQAEDPTFFQSLVHQQTPKYLWIGCADSRVPANEIIGLRPGEVFVHRNVANLVMHTDFNCLSVVQYAVEALKVEDILITGHYGCGGVQAALAEDDLGFGLVENWLHSVSVLAKKHRAFLEAAPNKADQLDRLCELNVIEQVRVLCENSLIRHAWKRGQKLNVHGCIYGLRDGLVHDLGVTISSLEEVETNVESALRAVVARFS, encoded by the coding sequence ATGGGGCTGAAACAACTCTTCGAGAACAATCGTAAATGGGCCGCGGAAGTTCAGGCGGAGGATCCGACCTTCTTTCAATCGCTCGTCCACCAGCAGACGCCGAAATATCTCTGGATCGGTTGCGCCGACAGCCGCGTGCCGGCCAATGAGATCATCGGTCTGCGCCCCGGCGAGGTTTTCGTCCATCGCAACGTGGCGAACCTCGTCATGCACACGGACTTCAACTGCCTCTCCGTCGTCCAATACGCGGTGGAAGCGCTCAAGGTGGAGGACATCCTCATCACCGGCCACTACGGCTGCGGCGGCGTGCAGGCTGCGCTCGCCGAAGACGATCTGGGATTCGGGCTGGTCGAGAACTGGCTGCACTCCGTGAGCGTGCTTGCAAAAAAACACCGCGCCTTCCTCGAAGCCGCGCCAAACAAGGCCGACCAGCTCGACCGGCTTTGTGAACTCAACGTCATCGAGCAGGTCCGTGTGCTCTGCGAGAATTCGCTCATCCGCCACGCCTGGAAGCGGGGGCAGAAACTCAACGTGCACGGTTGCATCTACGGCCTCCGTGACGGCCTCGTGCACGATCTCGGCGTCACGATCTCTAGCCTCGAAGAGGTCGAAACGAATGTCGAAAGCGCGCTGCGCGCCGTCGTGGCTCGCTTCAGCTAA
- a CDS encoding S8 family serine peptidase encodes MKSRPWKYGVALVVAGLVALVVLLWGRAETGASSPKDPTSVAVARASAAPAPVPARAVAGATPPPGAPAAPAAPAVTPEGRLVLEDGGQERSFTIARDEFVRRSPEGIEQSVSVPPVADLRGLHDQWTQLSAKQDGELFLVAYEDGVARSLTTRRLILPQIRVELEEGVGLAAAIPNAVQVEFPEYAPGFAVVKLRDSFAALDALSTVRATNGVRRADVLLAKQQTRRALPNDPLIGSQWHLKNTGQSGGAAGIDVNVEPVWNYGGTGYRGAGVVVGVVDGGLQTAHPDLAANVLTDIDHDWNDSTPDDPNPPTGDGVDGDNHGTCCAGNVASVGNNSLGVSGTAPEAKVVGLRLIAGSSSDSDEAEAMAWRNDVIAIKSNSWGPDDDGATLEAPGSLMKAALKTATTSGRGGLGSIFLWAGGNGLDVGDNSNYDGYANSIYTIAIGAFSNRSTQAYYSESGANLVVVSPSGGDSSAGELDITTVDRTGSDGYNNSSITSDLSDRNYTKTFNGTSSATPTAAGVVALLLQRNPNLGWRDVQEILMKSARKVNPSDTDWTTNSAGFHFNHKFGAGLIDANAAVALAATWTNLAAQISAVSTQSGLSVAIPNNNSTGITRNFDLNASNLRVEHVTVRVTINHTARGNLAITLTSPSGVASRLAEVHSDTGDNYSDWTFMTVHDWGENSAGTWTLKIADLSSIGNSTGGTLTAAELTVFGTAAAAANKAPVVQLTSPQDQSSFSIGAPIALAATATDLTAEGSTGVVTKVEFLSGSTVIGTDTTAPYTSSWTPSAAGSYTLSARAVDSEGATGTSATVAITVANLPPSVTAGSISPASQAFSDQTLELTGVTASDPEGASVSLTCQWQSSTDGVTFTDASGSTAATLPAAAANAGKVWRCVITPGDGVNTGAAFLTGAVMVLTRPETNASIGDAYTYESDLVLRGTATTFTRAAIINEFSQGPSGGTAEWVEILVLRAGSLRNWKFDDATANASVVTFANSAVWDNIPAGTRIVIYNGASKDPLLPADDADVADGRLVLASNNTTYFTGSWPSLSNNGDALVLKDATTAVMHQIGYGSNATVTPNIGSVGGGSAASFTGDTEDAAATTAGWRVNSATTAGSTTVVGVTPGAGNTTANATFAANLASGYFSQPALFRLGAASQTPAGLSIDANTGVLGGTIPNAPGNYAIVVERYNGLNEVVSLSYTLTILEPGVTPTPTPSPTPDPSATPTPSPTPEPTATPSKDEPPAIRVFRKKVVSEGTAIVIRGRAEGSGTVKLTAKNGRVKQTLSVETGRTWSLRIRLHVGRNTIILRSIDSQGVSAKPVRVRVSVPPAG; translated from the coding sequence ATGAAATCCCGACCCTGGAAATATGGGGTCGCGCTCGTCGTAGCCGGTCTCGTCGCCCTTGTCGTTTTGTTGTGGGGTCGCGCCGAAACGGGGGCATCTTCCCCGAAAGATCCGACTTCCGTTGCCGTCGCTCGGGCGTCCGCGGCGCCGGCTCCCGTCCCAGCCAGGGCGGTTGCGGGCGCGACACCGCCACCCGGTGCGCCTGCGGCTCCGGCGGCGCCTGCCGTCACGCCGGAGGGGCGCCTCGTTCTGGAGGATGGCGGACAGGAGCGTTCGTTCACGATTGCGCGGGATGAATTCGTGCGGCGCAGTCCCGAGGGGATCGAGCAGAGTGTTTCCGTGCCGCCGGTCGCGGATTTGCGGGGTTTGCACGATCAATGGACGCAGCTTTCCGCGAAGCAGGACGGCGAACTTTTTCTCGTCGCCTACGAAGATGGCGTCGCGCGCAGCCTGACGACGCGGCGACTGATCCTGCCGCAGATCCGAGTGGAACTCGAGGAGGGCGTGGGCCTTGCGGCGGCGATCCCGAATGCCGTGCAGGTGGAATTCCCCGAATACGCACCCGGCTTCGCCGTCGTGAAGCTGCGGGATTCCTTTGCGGCCCTTGATGCGTTGAGCACGGTGCGTGCGACGAATGGCGTGCGCCGGGCGGATGTCCTTCTCGCGAAGCAGCAGACGCGCCGCGCGCTGCCGAACGACCCGCTCATCGGCAGCCAGTGGCACTTGAAAAATACCGGCCAGAGCGGCGGCGCCGCGGGCATCGATGTGAATGTCGAGCCGGTCTGGAACTACGGCGGCACGGGATACCGCGGGGCCGGTGTCGTGGTGGGCGTCGTGGACGGTGGCCTGCAAACGGCCCATCCCGATCTTGCGGCCAACGTCCTTACGGATATCGACCATGATTGGAACGACTCGACGCCCGACGACCCGAATCCCCCGACCGGGGACGGGGTGGACGGAGACAATCACGGCACTTGCTGCGCGGGCAACGTGGCCTCCGTGGGCAATAATTCCCTCGGCGTGTCGGGAACGGCACCCGAGGCGAAGGTGGTCGGGTTGCGCCTGATTGCGGGCTCCTCGAGCGACTCCGACGAGGCCGAGGCCATGGCCTGGCGCAACGACGTCATCGCCATCAAGTCGAACAGCTGGGGACCCGACGACGACGGCGCAACGCTCGAGGCCCCAGGCTCGCTCATGAAGGCGGCGTTGAAAACAGCCACGACAAGCGGCCGGGGCGGCCTTGGGAGCATCTTCCTGTGGGCCGGCGGAAACGGCCTCGATGTCGGCGATAATTCCAACTACGACGGCTACGCCAACTCCATTTACACGATCGCGATCGGCGCTTTCTCGAACCGGTCGACCCAGGCTTACTACAGCGAATCCGGGGCGAATCTCGTCGTCGTGTCACCGTCCGGCGGAGATTCCAGCGCCGGCGAGTTGGACATCACGACGGTCGATCGCACCGGGTCGGATGGCTACAACAACTCGTCCATCACGAGCGACTTGTCGGACCGAAACTACACGAAGACTTTCAACGGCACGTCCTCGGCGACGCCGACCGCCGCGGGCGTGGTCGCCCTGCTCCTGCAACGCAATCCAAATCTCGGCTGGCGCGACGTGCAGGAGATCCTCATGAAGTCCGCGCGGAAGGTGAATCCCTCCGACACGGACTGGACAACGAACTCCGCCGGTTTCCATTTCAATCACAAGTTCGGCGCGGGGCTCATCGATGCGAATGCCGCCGTCGCGCTGGCCGCGACGTGGACAAATCTCGCGGCGCAGATTTCCGCCGTTTCCACGCAGTCCGGCCTCAGTGTCGCGATTCCGAACAACAACTCCACCGGCATCACCCGCAACTTCGATCTCAATGCGAGCAACCTGCGTGTCGAGCACGTCACTGTGCGCGTGACGATCAACCACACCGCGCGCGGCAACCTCGCGATCACGCTCACGTCGCCATCCGGCGTGGCCAGTCGCCTCGCCGAGGTGCACAGCGACACGGGCGACAATTATTCCGACTGGACGTTCATGACCGTTCACGATTGGGGCGAGAATTCGGCGGGCACGTGGACGCTGAAAATCGCCGACCTCAGCAGCATCGGAAATTCCACGGGCGGCACGCTCACGGCCGCGGAGCTCACCGTCTTCGGCACGGCGGCCGCGGCCGCGAACAAGGCGCCGGTCGTTCAGCTGACTTCGCCGCAGGACCAGAGTTCGTTCAGCATCGGTGCGCCGATCGCGCTCGCCGCGACCGCGACCGACCTCACGGCCGAGGGCTCCACCGGCGTGGTGACCAAGGTCGAATTTCTCTCCGGCAGCACGGTCATTGGGACCGACACGACTGCGCCCTATACCTCCTCGTGGACGCCGTCCGCGGCTGGCAGTTACACGCTCAGCGCCCGCGCCGTGGACAGCGAAGGCGCGACCGGCACTTCGGCGACCGTTGCGATCACGGTCGCGAATCTGCCGCCGAGCGTCACCGCGGGATCGATCTCGCCCGCTTCCCAGGCATTCAGCGACCAGACGCTCGAGCTGACCGGCGTCACTGCGAGCGATCCCGAGGGCGCCTCCGTTTCGCTGACCTGCCAGTGGCAGTCGAGCACCGACGGCGTGACCTTCACCGACGCCTCTGGCTCCACGGCGGCTACGCTGCCCGCCGCCGCGGCAAATGCCGGCAAGGTCTGGCGTTGCGTCATCACGCCAGGCGACGGCGTGAACACCGGCGCCGCGTTTCTCACCGGCGCCGTGATGGTGCTCACGCGGCCGGAGACGAATGCGTCGATCGGCGATGCGTATACCTACGAGAGCGATCTTGTCCTGCGCGGCACCGCGACCACTTTCACGCGCGCGGCCATCATCAACGAATTCAGCCAGGGCCCCAGTGGCGGCACCGCGGAGTGGGTGGAGATCCTCGTGCTGCGGGCGGGCAGTCTGCGTAACTGGAAGTTCGACGACGCCACCGCGAACGCGTCGGTCGTGACCTTTGCCAACAGTGCCGTGTGGGACAACATTCCGGCCGGCACGCGCATTGTGATCTACAACGGCGCGTCGAAAGATCCGTTGTTGCCTGCCGACGATGCCGACGTCGCCGACGGACGGCTCGTGCTGGCGTCGAACAACACGACTTACTTCACCGGCAGCTGGCCATCGCTCTCCAACAACGGGGACGCCCTCGTGCTGAAGGACGCGACGACTGCCGTGATGCACCAGATCGGCTACGGCAGCAACGCGACGGTCACGCCGAATATCGGCTCCGTCGGCGGCGGCTCGGCGGCATCTTTCACGGGCGATACCGAGGACGCCGCGGCCACCACGGCGGGATGGCGCGTGAATTCCGCGACGACTGCCGGCAGCACCACGGTGGTCGGTGTGACCCCCGGAGCCGGCAACACCACCGCCAATGCCACTTTCGCTGCGAATCTCGCATCGGGCTATTTCAGTCAGCCCGCGCTCTTCCGCCTCGGCGCCGCCAGCCAGACTCCGGCCGGGCTTTCGATCGATGCAAACACCGGTGTCCTCGGCGGCACGATTCCGAATGCTCCCGGTAACTACGCCATCGTCGTCGAGCGCTACAATGGGCTGAACGAAGTCGTCTCGCTGAGTTACACGCTCACGATTCTCGAGCCCGGCGTCACGCCGACCCCGACCCCGTCGCCCACGCCCGATCCTTCGGCGACGCCAACTCCCTCGCCGACGCCCGAGCCGACAGCGACTCCGTCGAAGGATGAGCCGCCGGCCATCCGAGTTTTCAGGAAGAAAGTCGTGTCGGAGGGGACGGCCATCGTGATCCGCGGTCGCGCGGAGGGCTCCGGGACGGTGAAACTCACCGCGAAAAACGGCCGCGTGAAGCAAACCCTCAGCGTGGAGACCGGCAGGACGTGGTCCCTCCGGATCAGGCTCCATGTCGGACGAAACACGATCATCCTCCGCAGCATCGACTCGCAGGGAGTTTCCGCGAAGCCGGTGCGCGTGCGGGTGAGCGTTCCGCCGGCCGGCTGA
- a CDS encoding phosphopantothenoylcysteine decarboxylase: protein MNRVLITCGPAYAPIDNVRRITNFSTGELGVMLANAFAAAGRDVVCFKGEAATTPLAAATGVDLRAFSTNEDLLRQLEEVDFVRDVFHTAALNDYEVESVRDEYGTILSAAKIPSRAGELNVMLRPARKLLPELRNLFPGAQIVGWKYELNGELADALHAGAHQLEDCGTDFCVVNGAAYGDGFGLLDRQGRVRHFAGKAELCAGLVSR from the coding sequence ATGAATCGCGTGCTCATCACCTGCGGCCCGGCGTATGCGCCGATCGACAACGTCCGCCGCATCACGAATTTTTCGACCGGGGAACTCGGGGTGATGCTCGCGAATGCCTTCGCGGCGGCCGGGAGGGATGTCGTGTGCTTCAAGGGTGAGGCGGCCACCACGCCGCTCGCCGCGGCGACGGGAGTGGACCTGCGCGCGTTTTCAACGAACGAAGATCTGCTTCGCCAGCTCGAGGAGGTCGACTTCGTGAGGGACGTTTTCCACACCGCGGCTCTCAACGACTACGAGGTCGAGAGCGTGCGCGATGAATACGGCACGATCCTTTCCGCGGCGAAGATTCCGAGTCGGGCGGGCGAGCTGAACGTCATGCTGCGGCCGGCGCGCAAGCTGTTGCCTGAACTGCGGAATCTTTTTCCCGGTGCGCAAATCGTCGGCTGGAAATACGAGCTGAACGGCGAGCTGGCCGATGCGCTGCATGCCGGCGCGCACCAGCTCGAGGATTGCGGCACGGACTTCTGCGTCGTGAATGGCGCGGCCTACGGCGACGGCTTTGGCCTGCTCGATCGGCAGGGGCGCGTGCGGCATTTTGCCGGCAAGGCGGAACTCTGCGCCGGCCTCGTGAGCCGGTGA
- the lysS gene encoding lysine--tRNA ligase: MEPTSLSELLAIRRQKLDALHAAGVAPYGRGYETDGDIAGVRAKFAEGAPLRAAGRITAHRDMGKSQFLDLSDATGRIQIFLHAKEIGEEAFAIFKHLDLGDFVGIAGEGFITRTGEPTIRVTNFEVLSKSLRPLPDKWHGVQDTEIKYRQRYLDLIANPESRDVFQKRIAIVRAIRRFLEDRGFLEVETPMMQAVAGGAAAAPFQTHHNALGLDLFLRIAPELYLKRLLVGGFPKIFELNRNFRNEGISRRHNPEFTMLEAYWAYGDFEKMADLVEELVCHLAETICGGLQIEHRDAEGNVTKTINLARPWRRARYADLVEAAVPGWYALSPEARRERCAELRLDITHCVADFEVTQHVFEKLVEEKTMDPLYVTHCPKELVPLAKQNPDDPSVVDVYELVINGQEISPGYSELNDPIVQRQRLEEQSGGETQKIDHDFIEALEYGMPPAGGIGIGIDRLVMMLTGAESIRDVLFFPHMKPR; this comes from the coding sequence GTGGAACCGACCTCACTTTCCGAACTGCTCGCCATTCGCCGCCAGAAACTCGACGCCCTGCACGCCGCGGGCGTCGCTCCCTATGGTCGCGGCTATGAAACCGATGGCGATATCGCCGGCGTGCGCGCGAAGTTCGCCGAAGGCGCTCCGCTGCGGGCGGCGGGCCGCATCACCGCCCACCGCGACATGGGCAAGAGCCAGTTCCTCGATCTGTCGGACGCCACGGGCCGCATCCAGATTTTCCTCCACGCGAAAGAGATCGGCGAAGAGGCCTTCGCGATCTTCAAGCACCTCGACCTCGGCGATTTCGTGGGAATTGCCGGCGAGGGCTTCATCACGCGCACCGGCGAACCGACGATCCGCGTGACGAATTTCGAGGTCCTCAGTAAATCGCTGCGCCCGCTCCCCGACAAGTGGCACGGCGTGCAGGACACCGAGATCAAATACCGCCAGCGCTACCTCGATCTCATCGCAAATCCCGAGTCGCGCGACGTTTTTCAAAAGCGCATCGCCATCGTGCGGGCGATCCGTCGTTTTCTCGAGGATCGCGGTTTCCTCGAGGTCGAGACACCGATGATGCAGGCCGTCGCCGGCGGCGCCGCGGCGGCCCCCTTCCAGACGCACCACAACGCGCTCGGACTCGATCTTTTCCTGCGCATCGCGCCGGAGCTTTACCTCAAGCGCCTGCTCGTGGGCGGCTTCCCGAAGATTTTCGAGCTCAATCGCAACTTCCGCAACGAGGGCATCTCTCGCCGGCATAATCCCGAGTTCACCATGCTCGAGGCCTACTGGGCCTACGGGGATTTCGAGAAGATGGCCGACCTCGTCGAGGAACTCGTCTGCCATCTCGCCGAGACGATTTGCGGAGGTCTGCAGATCGAGCATAGGGATGCCGAGGGCAACGTCACGAAGACGATCAATCTTGCGCGCCCGTGGCGCCGGGCCCGCTACGCCGACCTCGTCGAGGCCGCCGTGCCGGGCTGGTATGCGCTCTCGCCCGAGGCGCGTCGCGAACGCTGCGCCGAGTTGCGGCTGGATATCACGCATTGCGTCGCGGACTTCGAAGTCACCCAGCATGTCTTTGAAAAGCTCGTCGAGGAAAAGACGATGGACCCGCTTTACGTCACGCATTGCCCGAAGGAGCTCGTTCCGCTCGCGAAGCAGAATCCGGACGACCCGTCCGTCGTCGACGTTTACGAACTCGTGATCAACGGCCAAGAGATCTCGCCCGGCTACTCGGAGCTGAACGACCCGATCGTCCAGCGCCAGCGGCTCGAGGAGCAAAGCGGCGGCGAGACGCAGAAGATCGACCACGATTTCATCGAGGCGCTGGAATACGGGATGCCGCCGGCGGGTGGCATCGGCATCGGCATCGACCGGCTGGTGATGATGCTCACCGGCGCGGAATCGATCCGCGACGTGCTGTTCTTCCCGCACATGAAGCCGCGCTAG
- the gpmI gene encoding 2,3-bisphosphoglycerate-independent phosphoglycerate mutase: protein MSKPVILIIRDGWGINPNGKAGAEADGNATLLAKTPFHDHLYATYPGATLSASGMDVGLPDGQMGNSEVGHLNLGAGRIVYQDLTRINKAIADGELAKNPVLLEAFEKAKGSRLHFIGLASDGGVHSHQDHLVALAKVATDAGVNDILVHAIADGRDTSPTGGAGYLATIEEGLKPSGAKIATVIGRYFAMDRDKRWERNKLAWDAIVLGKGTATELSPSAAIQAAYAADPRGDEFLQPLIFCHADEQRMRDGDVLIWLNFRADRARQLTEAFMDPAFNHFETTGKPKFAGYYTLTEYKESYTDFGVKAILQPASMEKILGEVVSAAGLKQLRAAETEKFPHVTFFFNGGADTPFAGEDRYLTLSPKTYSKDGKEAPLPTYDLMPQMSAPDLAFEVTRRLENYDMVIVNFANPDMVGHTGVVEAGIHAVETIDRGVKMLVERALELGGKLIITADHGNCELMRNPDGSPNTAHTTNLVHCLYVANDAADCKVEDGILADIAPTLLALLGVAQPPEMTGHSLVSKK, encoded by the coding sequence ATGTCGAAGCCGGTAATTTTGATCATACGTGACGGATGGGGCATCAACCCGAATGGGAAGGCGGGGGCCGAAGCGGATGGCAATGCCACCCTGCTCGCGAAGACGCCGTTTCACGATCATCTCTACGCGACGTATCCCGGCGCGACGCTCAGCGCGAGCGGCATGGATGTCGGCCTGCCGGACGGCCAGATGGGCAATTCCGAGGTCGGGCACCTGAATCTCGGCGCGGGCCGCATCGTTTACCAGGATCTCACGCGCATCAACAAGGCGATCGCCGACGGCGAACTTGCGAAGAATCCCGTGCTGCTCGAGGCGTTCGAGAAGGCGAAGGGCTCGCGACTCCATTTCATCGGCCTCGCGTCCGACGGCGGCGTGCACTCGCATCAGGATCACCTCGTCGCGCTCGCGAAAGTCGCGACGGACGCCGGCGTGAATGACATCCTCGTGCACGCGATCGCGGATGGTCGCGATACCTCGCCGACCGGCGGCGCCGGTTATCTCGCGACGATCGAGGAAGGGTTGAAGCCCAGTGGCGCGAAGATTGCCACGGTGATCGGGCGTTATTTCGCGATGGATCGCGACAAACGCTGGGAGCGCAACAAGCTCGCGTGGGATGCCATTGTTCTCGGCAAGGGAACCGCGACCGAGCTTTCCCCGAGCGCGGCGATCCAGGCCGCCTACGCGGCCGACCCGCGCGGCGACGAGTTCCTCCAGCCCCTGATCTTCTGCCACGCCGACGAGCAGCGCATGCGCGACGGCGACGTGCTCATCTGGCTGAACTTCCGCGCCGACCGCGCCCGCCAGCTCACCGAGGCGTTCATGGACCCGGCGTTCAACCATTTCGAAACCACGGGCAAGCCGAAGTTCGCCGGCTACTACACGCTCACCGAATACAAGGAGAGTTACACCGACTTCGGCGTGAAGGCGATCCTCCAGCCCGCGAGCATGGAGAAGATCCTCGGCGAAGTCGTCTCGGCAGCCGGCCTGAAGCAGCTGCGCGCGGCGGAGACCGAGAAATTCCCGCACGTCACCTTCTTCTTCAACGGCGGGGCGGACACGCCATTTGCCGGCGAGGACCGCTACCTCACGCTCAGCCCGAAGACCTACAGCAAGGACGGCAAGGAGGCGCCCCTGCCGACCTACGACCTCATGCCGCAGATGAGCGCGCCCGATCTCGCCTTCGAGGTCACGCGCCGCCTCGAGAACTACGACATGGTGATCGTGAATTTCGCGAATCCCGACATGGTCGGCCACACCGGCGTTGTCGAGGCGGGCATCCACGCTGTCGAGACGATCGACCGCGGCGTGAAAATGCTCGTCGAGCGCGCGCTGGAACTTGGCGGAAAACTCATCATCACGGCCGATCACGGGAACTGCGAGCTGATGCGCAACCCCGACGGCTCGCCGAACACCGCGCACACGACGAATCTCGTGCATTGCCTCTACGTGGCGAACGATGCCGCCGATTGCAAGGTCGAGGACGGCATCCTCGCTGACATTGCGCCGACGCTTCTCGCGCTGCTCGGAGTCGCGCAGCCGCCGGAAATGACCGGCCACAGCCTCGTCTCGAAAAAGTAG